One window of Pseudacidobacterium ailaaui genomic DNA carries:
- a CDS encoding GH92 family glycosyl hydrolase: MLAALLLAGQGFYGQQKKPVDYVNGLVGTAPLDEQKLIGNAPPPGELLYSGFTSPNAVLPHGATDPGPINANLDLEYPAGVRAPYFYPNRMIYGFSTGVRGGPVVMPVTGDWTVPPQRSASVYDKSKERSSPGYYSVSLDDFDVQVEVTATTWTSLFRFTFPESEKSHILLDLGRRGGDVEIVNDHLVRGKSRDGSRYFVAEFSRPFRMSGTFRQEPPSDPQRGDILGWADVRPGERSISGHFAGAYLRFATKQGEQVLMKVASGLSYEMAEQRLQQEDPGWNFERVREEARAAWAKKLNQIEVEGGTEKEKMLFYSCLYHSFASPHLLARKGERFFGEDKKLHTAEFDRYDQVPLWDTGRNQVVLLTLLEPETKVDILRSQLDIARETGYMGTSFHGDNADLMFLGDWERGLQFDWAAAYEYLRKNAMDPNGPRPYLAEYLEKGWISDFIPKDENPSPPYADGKAGVATTLEYSWDDHALALYAQKLGKADDAAMFLKRAHNYKNVFDPSTGFMRGRTEDGSWISPFDPREPYYNFMMKEASGWSTLWLVPHDVQGLMDLLGGREKFAAKLDEFFTTPYTAKGICRDCTGVIGQYVQGNQPDQQAAYYYDWAGQPWKTQELTRRILRLMYGSDHTGLAFPGMDDQGATSSWYVMSALGFYPVDPSSPDYILGSPIFSRAVIHMGNGKDFTIVARNNSSRNIYIQSATLNGKPWNKPWFSHADIAKGATLVLTMGPTPNQNWGSAPDAAPPSMTSR; encoded by the coding sequence TTGCTGGCTGCTTTATTGCTGGCAGGACAGGGATTCTATGGGCAACAGAAGAAGCCAGTAGATTATGTGAACGGGCTGGTGGGAACGGCGCCGCTCGATGAGCAGAAGCTCATCGGAAACGCTCCACCACCGGGGGAACTGCTGTATTCGGGCTTCACTTCTCCGAATGCGGTGCTGCCGCATGGTGCAACGGACCCGGGGCCGATCAATGCAAATCTGGACCTGGAATATCCGGCAGGTGTCCGCGCGCCATACTTTTACCCGAACCGGATGATCTATGGGTTCAGCACCGGGGTGCGAGGCGGTCCGGTCGTGATGCCAGTAACAGGAGACTGGACGGTGCCACCGCAGCGCAGCGCCTCGGTGTATGACAAGAGCAAAGAAAGGTCCTCGCCCGGATACTACAGCGTGTCTCTGGACGACTTTGATGTCCAGGTGGAAGTGACGGCGACCACGTGGACTTCCCTTTTCCGCTTCACCTTTCCAGAGTCGGAGAAATCGCACATCCTACTGGACCTGGGGCGGCGCGGCGGCGATGTGGAGATTGTGAATGACCATCTGGTGCGGGGGAAATCGCGAGATGGCAGCCGATATTTTGTGGCGGAGTTTTCGCGGCCATTCCGCATGTCAGGGACCTTCCGGCAGGAGCCGCCTTCAGACCCGCAGCGGGGAGACATTCTGGGGTGGGCAGATGTCAGGCCGGGGGAACGCAGCATCTCAGGGCATTTTGCCGGGGCGTATCTGCGCTTTGCCACAAAGCAGGGCGAGCAGGTCTTGATGAAGGTGGCATCAGGCCTGAGCTATGAGATGGCTGAGCAACGACTCCAGCAAGAAGATCCTGGCTGGAACTTCGAGCGTGTGCGGGAAGAGGCCAGGGCGGCATGGGCAAAAAAGCTGAACCAAATTGAAGTGGAGGGTGGTACGGAAAAAGAGAAGATGCTGTTCTACTCCTGCCTGTATCACTCCTTTGCCAGTCCGCACCTGCTGGCGCGCAAAGGCGAGCGGTTTTTCGGAGAAGACAAAAAGCTGCATACTGCCGAATTTGACCGCTATGATCAGGTGCCGCTGTGGGACACGGGCCGGAACCAGGTGGTGCTACTGACGCTGCTAGAACCGGAAACGAAGGTCGACATTCTGCGTTCGCAACTGGACATTGCGCGCGAGACAGGCTACATGGGCACGTCTTTCCACGGAGACAATGCGGACCTGATGTTTCTGGGCGACTGGGAGCGCGGACTGCAATTTGATTGGGCCGCGGCCTATGAGTATCTGCGCAAAAATGCAATGGACCCGAATGGTCCCCGGCCCTATCTGGCCGAATATCTGGAGAAGGGATGGATCTCAGACTTCATTCCGAAGGACGAGAACCCCAGTCCTCCGTATGCGGATGGCAAGGCCGGAGTGGCGACGACGCTTGAATATAGCTGGGACGACCATGCGCTGGCCCTCTATGCACAGAAGCTGGGCAAAGCGGATGATGCCGCGATGTTTCTGAAACGCGCCCACAACTATAAGAATGTCTTTGATCCTTCCACCGGATTTATGCGCGGCAGAACGGAAGATGGAAGTTGGATATCACCTTTCGACCCGCGGGAGCCATATTACAACTTCATGATGAAGGAAGCTTCGGGATGGTCCACGCTATGGCTGGTCCCGCATGATGTTCAGGGCCTGATGGACCTGCTGGGAGGAAGAGAGAAATTTGCCGCGAAGCTGGATGAATTTTTCACGACCCCATACACAGCAAAGGGGATCTGCCGCGACTGCACGGGGGTGATCGGGCAGTATGTCCAGGGCAACCAGCCGGACCAGCAGGCAGCCTACTATTATGACTGGGCGGGGCAGCCATGGAAGACGCAGGAGCTGACGCGACGCATCCTCAGACTCATGTATGGCAGCGACCACACGGGACTGGCTTTTCCGGGAATGGATGATCAGGGGGCAACCTCGTCTTGGTATGTGATGAGCGCGCTTGGGTTCTATCCGGTGGACCCTTCGAGTCCGGACTACATCCTGGGCAGCCCGATCTTCAGCCGCGCCGTCATCCATATGGGCAATGGCAAGGATTTCACGATCGTAGCCAGAAACAATTCATCCAGAAACATTTATATTCAATCGGCAACCTTGAATGGCAAACCGTGGAACAAGCCCTGGTTCAGCCATGCTGATATCGCCAAGGGTGCTACGCTGGTGCTGACGATGGGGCCCACGCCGAACCAGAACTGGGGGAGCGCGCCGGATGCCGCACCCCCTTCGATGACCTCAAGATGA
- a CDS encoding TIM-barrel domain-containing protein, with product MAHRFFASLCCSLFLSFTGVAASAQSTAFDHITQTHALPNGVDLRDGAARMEITALRDNVLRIRISQTEQLPEDASWAVLDSARHSTVSVTAENSDATVGFATRWLRVAVERNTGRMTIRDRDGNVLQQDARPVEFHGNAFRFYKTMPLDEHYFGLGDKTGPLDRRDQAFTLWNTDAYGFQESTDPIYKSIPYFMGFRSGRAFGVLMDNTWRSSFDFGKQLRDVYSYGAENGPLDCYFFYGPDPKQVVETYAWLTGTPPLPPLWTLGFQQSRYSYDSQARVMQIADRLRSDQIPADAIYLDIDYQYKNRPFTVDKQRFPDFSGMVQQLKAKHFHVVAITDLHIAKAPGEDYRPYDTGMAGDEFVKNPDGSVYTGVVWPGPSVFPDFTRQQTRAWWGGLYHDFYHLGIAGFWNDMNEPAIFETPTKTMPLDVVHRIEEPGFTKRTATHAEIHNVYGMQNTRGTFEGLLRLEPNQRPFVLTRASYAGGQRYAATWTGDNSSTWNHLRLTTPMLENLGLSGFAFSGADVGGFAGTPQKDLLTKWLEVAAFQPIDRDHTEKNSGDQEPWVGGADAEAIRRRYIEERYRLMPYLYTLAEETSRTGLPMVRPLFLEFPDALPDRHPIDVDASASQEFLLGPDLLIAGAPFPDKMDDYDVEFPSAQWYNYWTGEKVGKPAALKGNGQPQSSSGPVLTTRVRPDLATLPVFVRGGTILPLAPLTQSTMDTPQGPLTLRIYTGDHCHGSLYLDDGTTYNYRRGEYLRMDSSCQLNSTGLEVHLGPHQGSYPAWWKEVRIEVYGWSPQKDQVAVQSSTATLPLEKSVNCVSVTVPDNGRGVDLQFR from the coding sequence ATGGCCCACCGCTTTTTTGCATCTCTATGCTGTTCTCTCTTCTTGTCTTTCACCGGCGTCGCCGCCTCGGCCCAAAGTACGGCCTTTGACCACATCACACAGACCCATGCGCTTCCCAATGGAGTGGACCTTCGCGACGGCGCTGCACGCATGGAGATCACCGCCCTGCGCGACAATGTTCTCCGCATCCGCATTTCGCAAACCGAGCAGCTTCCTGAGGACGCCTCCTGGGCCGTGCTCGATTCGGCACGGCACAGCACCGTTTCGGTGACCGCAGAAAACTCCGATGCCACCGTCGGCTTTGCTACTCGTTGGCTGCGGGTTGCCGTAGAGCGCAACACCGGAAGAATGACCATTCGTGACCGCGATGGCAATGTTCTCCAGCAGGACGCGCGGCCCGTCGAGTTTCATGGCAATGCCTTCCGCTTCTACAAGACAATGCCCCTCGATGAACACTACTTCGGACTGGGCGACAAGACCGGCCCTCTTGACCGCCGCGACCAGGCCTTTACCCTCTGGAACACCGACGCCTACGGCTTCCAGGAATCCACTGACCCGATCTATAAAAGCATCCCCTATTTCATGGGCTTCCGCTCAGGCCGCGCCTTTGGCGTCCTCATGGACAACACCTGGCGCAGCAGCTTTGACTTCGGCAAGCAGCTGCGCGATGTCTATTCCTACGGCGCGGAAAATGGCCCTCTGGACTGCTACTTCTTTTATGGCCCTGACCCGAAGCAGGTTGTGGAGACCTACGCCTGGCTCACCGGTACGCCCCCGCTTCCGCCCCTGTGGACCCTCGGCTTCCAACAGTCGCGCTACAGCTATGATTCCCAGGCGCGTGTCATGCAGATTGCAGACCGTCTGCGCAGCGACCAGATTCCCGCCGACGCTATCTATCTCGACATCGACTACCAGTACAAAAACCGCCCTTTTACCGTAGACAAGCAGCGCTTCCCAGACTTTTCTGGTATGGTCCAACAACTGAAGGCAAAACACTTCCACGTTGTTGCCATTACTGACCTGCACATCGCCAAGGCCCCAGGTGAGGACTACAGGCCCTATGACACAGGCATGGCGGGCGACGAGTTTGTGAAGAATCCGGACGGCTCGGTCTATACCGGCGTCGTCTGGCCCGGTCCCAGCGTCTTTCCCGACTTCACACGCCAGCAGACGCGCGCGTGGTGGGGCGGCCTTTATCACGACTTCTACCATCTGGGCATTGCCGGTTTCTGGAACGACATGAATGAGCCGGCCATCTTTGAGACCCCTACAAAAACCATGCCTCTCGACGTCGTGCATCGCATCGAGGAACCGGGATTCACAAAACGCACGGCCACCCATGCTGAAATCCATAATGTCTACGGCATGCAGAACACCCGCGGCACCTTTGAAGGACTCCTGCGGCTTGAGCCCAACCAGCGTCCCTTTGTACTCACGCGCGCCAGCTATGCCGGAGGTCAGCGCTATGCCGCCACCTGGACTGGCGACAACAGCAGCACCTGGAACCACCTGCGCCTGACCACCCCCATGCTGGAAAACCTGGGCCTGAGCGGCTTTGCCTTCAGCGGTGCAGACGTGGGCGGCTTTGCCGGCACTCCGCAAAAAGACCTCCTCACCAAATGGCTGGAGGTGGCCGCCTTTCAACCCATTGACCGCGACCACACAGAGAAGAACTCTGGTGACCAGGAACCCTGGGTCGGCGGCGCCGACGCGGAAGCCATCCGCAGACGGTACATTGAGGAGCGCTATCGCTTGATGCCATATCTCTATACGCTGGCCGAGGAAACCTCTCGCACCGGCCTGCCCATGGTGCGTCCGCTCTTTCTGGAATTTCCCGACGCCCTGCCGGACCGGCACCCCATCGACGTGGATGCCAGCGCCTCGCAGGAATTTCTCCTGGGCCCCGACCTCCTGATTGCCGGCGCCCCCTTTCCAGACAAAATGGACGATTACGACGTCGAATTTCCTTCTGCGCAGTGGTACAACTACTGGACCGGAGAGAAAGTAGGCAAACCCGCGGCCCTCAAAGGCAATGGCCAGCCGCAGAGCTCCTCCGGACCTGTACTGACCACTCGGGTCCGTCCCGACCTGGCCACGCTTCCTGTCTTCGTGCGCGGAGGTACCATCCTGCCCCTCGCCCCGCTTACGCAGAGCACCATGGACACGCCACAAGGCCCCCTCACGCTGCGCATCTACACCGGAGACCACTGTCACGGCAGCCTCTATCTCGACGACGGCACCACCTACAATTACCGCCGCGGCGAGTACCTCCGCATGGATTCCTCCTGCCAGCTCAACAGCACGGGACTCGAAGTCCATCTCGGCCCGCATCAGGGCAGCTATCCCGCCTGGTGGAAAGAGGTACGCATCGAGGTGTACGGCTGGTCTCCACAGAAGGACCAGGTTGCCGTCCAGAGCAGTACAGCGACGTTGCCTCTGGAAAAGTCCGTAAACTGCGTTTCCGTCACCGTACCGGACAACGGCCGCGGCGTGGACCTTCAGTTCCGTTAG